A window from Nycticebus coucang isolate mNycCou1 chromosome X, mNycCou1.pri, whole genome shotgun sequence encodes these proteins:
- the MED12 gene encoding mediator of RNA polymerase II transcription subunit 12 isoform X5: MAAFGILSYEHRPLKRPRLGPPDVYPQDPKQKEDELTALNVKQGFNNQPAVSGDEHGSAKNVNFNPAKISSNFSSIIAEKLRCNTLPDTGRRKPQVNQKDNFWLVTPRSQSAINTWFTDLAGTKPLTQLAKKVPIFSKKEEVFGYLAKYTVPVMRAAWLIKMTCAYYAAMSETKVKKRHVDPFTEWTQITTKYLWEQLQKMAEYYRPGTAGSGGCGSTIGPLPHDVEVAIRQWDYNEKLAMFMFQDGMLDRHEFLTWVLECFEKIRPGEDELLKLLLPLLLRYSGEFVQSAYLSRRLAYFCTRRLALQLDGVSSHSSHVMSSQSTSTLPTTPAPQPPTSSTPSTPFSDLLMCPQHRPLVFGLSCILQTILLCCPSALVWHYSLTDSRIKTGSPLDHLPIAPSNLPMPEGNSAFTQQVRAKLREIEQQIKERGQAVEVRWSFDKCQEATAGFTIGRVLHTLEVLDSHSFERSDFSNSLDSLCNRIFGLGPSKDGHEISSDDDAVVSLLCEWAVSCKRSGRHRAMVVAKLLEKRQAEIEAERCGESEAADEKGSIASGSLSAPSAPIFQDVLLQFLDTQAPMLTDPRSESERVEFFNLVLLFCELIRHDVFSHNMYTCTLISRGDLAFGAPGPRPPSPFDDPADDPERKEVEGSSSSKLEDPGLSESMDIDPSSSVLFEDMEKPDFSLFSPTMTCEGKGSPSPEKPDVEKEVKPPPKEKIEGTLGVLYDQPRHVQYATHFPIPQEESCSHECNQRLVVLFGVGKQRDDARHAIKKITKDILKVLNRKGTAETDQLAPIVPLNPGDLTFLGGEDGQKRRRNRPEAFPTAEDIFAKFQHLSHYDQHQVTAQVSRNVLEQITSFALGMSYHLPLVQHVQFIFDLMEYSLSISGLIDFAIQLLNELSVVEAELLLKSSDLVGSYTTSLCLCIVAVLRHYHACLILNQDQMAQVFEGLCGVVKHGMNRSDGSSAERCILAYLYDLYTSCSHLKSKFGELFSDFCSKVKNTIYCNVEPSESNMRWAPEFMIDTLENPAAHTFTYTGLGKSLSENPANRYSFVCNALMHVCVGHHDPDRVNDIAILCAELTGYCKSLSAEWLGVLKALCCSSNNGTCGFNDLLCNVDVSDLSFHDSLATFVAILIARQCLLLEDLIRCAAIPSLLNAACSEQDSEPGARLTCRILLHLFKTPQLNPCQSDGNKPTVGIRSSCDRHLLAASQNRIVDGAVFAVLKAVFVLGDAELKGSGFTVTGGTEELPEEEGGGGSGGRRQGSRNISVETASLDVYAKYVLRSICQQEWVGERCLKSLCEDSNDLQDPVLSSAQAQRLMQLICYPHRLLDNEDGENPQRQRIKRILQNLDQWTMRQSSLELQLMIKQTPNNEMNSLLENIAKATIEVFQQSAETGSSSGNAASNMPSSNKTKPVLSSLERSGVWLVAPLIAKLPTSVQGHVLKAAGEELEKGQHLGSSSRKERDRQKQKSMSLLSQQPFLSLVLTCLKGQDEQREGLLTSLYSQVHQIVNNWRDDQYLDDCKPKQLMHEALKLRLNLVGGMFDTVQRSTQQTTEWAMLLLEIIISGTVDMQSNNELFTTVLDMLSVLINGTLAADMSSISQGSMEENKRAYMNLVKKLQKELGERQSDSLEKVRQLLPLPKQTRDVITCEPQGSLIDTKGNKIAGFDSIFKKEGLQVSTKQKISPWDLFEGLKPSAPLSWGWFGTVRVDRRVARGEEQQRLLLYHTHLRPRPRAYYLEPLPLPPEDEEPPAPTLLEPEKKAPEPPKTDKPGAAPPSTEERKKKSTKGKKRSQPATKTEDYGMGPGRSGPYGVTVPPDLLHHTNPSSISHISYRQSSISLYTQNQPLPAGGPRVDPYRPVRLPMQKLPTRPTYPGVLPTTMTSVIGLEPSSYKTSVYRQQQPTVPQGQRLRQQLQAKIQSQGMLGQSSVHQMTPSSSYGLQTSQGYTPYVSHVGLQQHTGPAGTMVPPSYSSQPYQSTHPSTNPTLVDPTRHLQQRPSGYVHQQAPAYGHGLTSTQRFSHQTLQQTPMISTMTPLSAQGVQAGVRSTSILPEQQQQQQQQQQQQQQQQQQQQQQQYHIRQQQQQQMLRQQQQQQQQQQQQQQQQQQQHQQQQQQQAAPPQPQPQAQPQFQRQGLQQTQQQQQTAALVRQLQQQLSNTQPQPSTNIFGRY, translated from the exons ATGGCGGCTTTCGGGATCTTGAGCTACGAACACCGGCCCCTGAAGCGGCCGCGGCTGGGGCCTCCCGATGTATACCCTCAAGATCCCAAACAGAAGGAG GATGAACTGACGGCCTTGAATGTAAAACAAGGTTTCAATAACCAGCCTGCTGTCTCTGGGGATGAACATGGCAGTGCTAAGAACGTCAACTTCAATCCTGCCAAG ATCAGTTCCAACTTCAGCAGCATTATTGCAGAGAAGTTACGTTGTAACACCCTTCCTGACACTGGTCGCAGGAAGCCCCAAGTGAACCAGAAGGACAACTTCTGGCTGGTGACTCCACGATCCCAAAGTGCCATTAACACCTGGTTCACTGACCTGGCTGGCACCAAGCCCCTCACACAACTAGCTAAAAAG GTCCCCATTTTCAGTAAGAAGGAAGAAGTGTTTGGGTACTTAGCCAAATACACAGTGCCTGTGATGCGGGCTGCCTGGCTCATTAAGATGACCTGTGCCTACTATGCAGCAATGTCTGAGACCAAGGTTAAGAAGAGACATGTTGACCCCTTCACGG AATGGACTCAGATTACCACCAAGTACTTATGGGAACAGCTACAGAAAATGGCTGAATACTACCGGCCAGGGACTGCAGGAAGTGGGGGCTGTGGTTCCACAATAGGGCCCTTGCCCCATGATGTAGAGGTGGCAATCCGACAGTGGGATTACAATGAGAAGCTGGCCATGTTCATGTTTCAG GATGGAATGCTGGACAGACATGAGTTCCTGACCTGGGTgcttgagtgttttgagaaaATCCGCCCTGGAGAGGATGAATTGCTTAAACTGCTGCTGCCTTTACTGCTTCGA TACTCTGGGGAATTTGTTCAGTCTGCATACCTCTCCCGCCGCCTTGCCTACTTCTGTACCCGGAGACTGGCCCTGCAGCTGGATGGTGTGAGCAGCCACTCATCTCATGTTATGTCCTCTCAGTCAACAAGCACGCTGCCTACCACCCCTGCTCCTCAGCCCCCAACTAGCAGCACACCCTCAACTCCCTTTAGTGACCTGCTTATGTGCCCTCAGCACCGGCCCCTGGTTTTTGGCCTCAGCTGTATCCTACAG ACCATCCTCCTGTGTTGTCCTAGTGCCCTGGTTTGGCACTACTCACTGACTGACAGCCGGATTAAGACTGGCTCACCGCTTGACCACTTGCCTATTGCCCCCTCCAACCTGCCCATGCCAGAGGGGAACAGTGCCTTCACTCAGCAG GTCCGTGCGAAGTTGCGGGAGATTGAGCAGCAGATCAAGGAGCGAGGACAGGCAGTTGAGGTTCGCTGGTCTTTTGACAAGTGTCAGGAAGCTACTGCAG GCTTCACCATTGGACGGGTGCTCCATACTTTGGAAGTGCTGGACAGCCATAGTTTTGAGCGCTCTGACTTTAGCAACTCTCTTGACTCCCTTTGTAACCGAATCTTTGGATTGGGACCTAGCAAGGATGGGCATGAG ATCTCTTCAGATGATGATGCTGTGGTATCATTACTATGTGAATGGGCTGTCAGCTGCAAGCGTTCTGGCCGGCATCGTGCTATGGTGGTAGCCAAGCTCCTGGAGAAGAGACAGGCAGAGATTGAGGCTGAG CGTTGTGGAGAATCAGAAGCAGCAGATGAGAAAGGTTCCATCGCCTCTGGCTCTCTTTCTGCTCCTAGTGCTCCCATTTTCCAAGATGTTCTACTGCAGTTTCTGGATACACAGGCTCCCATGCTGA cgGACCCCCGAAGTGAGAGTGAGCGGGTGGAATTCTTTAACTTAGTACTGCTGTTCTGTGAACTGATCCGACATGATGTTTTCTCCCACAACATGTATACTTGCACTCTCATATCCCGAGGGGACCTTGCCTTTGGAGCCCCTGGTCCCCGGCCTCCCTCTCCCTTTGATGATCCTGCTGATGACCCAGAGCGCAAGGAGGTTGAAGGCAGCAGCAGTAGCAAGCTGGAG GACCCAGGACTCTCAGAATCTATGGACATTGACCCAAGTTCCAGTGTACTCTTTGAGGACATGGAGAAGCCTGATTTCTCA TTGTTTTCCCCTACTATGACCTGTGAAGGGAAGGGCAGTCCATCCCCTGAGAAACCAGATGTTGAGAAGGAAGTGAAGCCTCCACCCAAGGAGAAGATTGAAGGGACCCTTGGAGTTCTTTATGACCAGCCACGACATGTGCAGTATGCTACACACTTTCCCATCCCCCAG GAGGAGTCATGCAGCCATGAGTGCAACCAGCGGTTGGTCGTACTGTTTGGGGTGGGAAAGCAGCGAGATGATGCCCGCCATGCCATCAAGAAGATTACCAAGGATATCCTGAAGGTTCTGAACCGCAAGGGAACAGCAGAAACTG ACCAGCTTGCTCCTATTGTGCCTCTGAATCCTGGAGACCTGACATTCTTAG GTGGGGAGGACGGGCAGAAGCGGAGGCGCAACCGGCCTGAAGCCTTCCCCACTGCTGAAGATATCTTTGCTAAGTTCCAGCACCTTTCACATTATGACCAACATCAGGTCACAGCTCAG GTCTCCCGGAATGTCCTGGAGCAGATCACAAGCTTTGCCCTTGGCATGTCATACCACTTGCCTCTGGTGCAGCATGTGCAGTTCATCTTCGACCTCATGGAATATTCACTCAGCATCAGTGGCCTCATCGACTTTGCCATTCAG CTGCTGAATGAACTGAGCGTAGTTGAGGCCGAGCTGCTTCTCAAATCCTCAGATCTGGTGGGTAGCTATACTACCAGCCTGTGTCTGTGCATCGTGGCTGTCCTGAGGCACTATCATGCCTGCCTCATTCTCAACCAGGACCAGATGGCACAAGTCTTTGAGGG GCTATGTGGCGTAGTGAAGCATGGGATGAACCGGTCAGATGGCTCCTCTGCAGAACGCTGTATCCTTGCTTATCTCTATGATCTGTACACCTCCTGTAGCCATTTAAAGAGCAAATTTGGGGAGCTCTTCAG TGACTTTTGCTCAAAGGTGAAGAATACTATCTACTGCAATGTAGAGCCATCGGAATCAAATATGCGCTGGGCACCTGAGTTCATGATTGACACTCTGGAGAACCCTGCAGCTCACACCTTCACCTACACAGGGCTAGGCAAGAGTCTTAGTGAGAACCCTGCTAACCGCTACAGCTTTGTCTGCAATGCCCTTATGCACGTCTGTGTGGGGCACCATGATCCCGATAG GGTGAATGACATTGCAATCCTGTGTGCAGAACTGACCGGCTACTGCAAGTCACTGAGTgcagaatggcttggagtacttAAGGCCTTGTGCTGCTCCTCTAACAATGGCACTTGTGGTTTCAACGACCTCCTCTGCAATGTAGAT GTGAGTGACCTGTCTTTTCATGACTCCCTGGCTACTTTTGTTGCCATCCTCATTGCTCGGCAGTGTTTGCTCTTAGAAGATCTGATTCGCTGTGCTGCCATCCCTTCGCTCCTTAATGCTG CTTGTAGTGAACAGGACTCTGAGCCTGGGGCCCGGCTTACCTGCCGCATCCTCCTCCACCTTTTCAAGACACCACAACTCAATCCTTGCCAGTCTGATGGAA ACAAACCTACAGTAGGAATCCGCTCCTCCTGTGACCGCCACCTGCTGGCTGCCTCCCAGAACCGCATCGTGGATGGAGCTGTGTTTGCTGTTCTCAAGGCTGTGTTTGTACTTG GGGATGCGGAACTGAAGGGTTCGGGCTTCACTGTGACAGGAGGAACAGAAGAACTTccagaagaggagggaggaggtggcagTGGCGGTCGAAGGCAGGGTAGCCGCAACATCTCTGTGGAGACAGCCAGTCTGGATGTCTATGCCAAGTACGTGCTACGCAGCATCTGCCAACAG GAATGGGTAGGAGAACGTTGCCTTAAGTCTCTGTGTGAGGACAGCAATGACCTACAAGATCCAGTGTTGAGTAGTGCCCAGGCCCAGCGCCTCATGCAGCTTATCTGCTATCCACATCGACTGCTGGACAATGAGGATGGGGAAAACCCTCAGCGACAACGCATTAAGCGTATTCTTCAG AACTTGGACCAGTGGACCATGCGCCAGTCTTCCTTGGAATTGCAGCTCATGATCAAGCAGACCCCTAACAAC GAGATGAACTCCCTCTTGGAGAACATTGCCAAGGCCACAATTGAGGTTTTCCAACAGTCAGCAGAGACAGGGTCATCTTCTGGAAATGCTGCAAGCAACATGCCCAGCAGCAACAAGACCAAGCCTGTGCTCAG CTCTCTAGAGCGCTCCGGTGTATGGCTGGTTGCCCCCCTCATTGCTAAACTGCCCACCTCAGTCCAGGGACATGTATTAAAGGCTGCTGGGGAGGAATTAGAGAAGGGTCAGCACCTGGGTTCCTCTTCCCGCAAAGAACGGGATCGACAAAAGCAGAAGAG CATGTCCCTGTTGAGCCAGCAGCCCTTCTTATCCCTGGTGCTGACATGTCTGAAAGGGCAGGATGAGCAACGTGAGGGACTCCTTACCTCCCTCTACAGCCAGGTGCACCAG ATTGTGAATAATTGGCGAGATGACCAGTACTTAGATGATTGTAAACCAAAGCAGCTCATGCATGAGGCACTCAAACTGCGGCTCAACCTG GTGGGGGGCATGTTTGACACGGTGCAGCGCAGCACCCAGCAGACCACAGAGTGGGCCATGCTCCTCCTGGAGATCATCATCAGTGGCACTGTCGACATGCAGTCCAACAA TGAGCTCTTTACTACTGTGTTGGACATGCTGAGTGTGCTTATCAATGGGACATTGGCTGCAGATATGTCTAGCATCTCACAAGGCAGCATGGAGGAAAACAAACGTGCATACATGAACCTGGTGAAGAAGCTGCAG AAAGAATTGGGGGAGCGCCAGTCGGACAGTCTGGAAAAGGTTCGCCAGCTGCTGCCACTGCCTAAGCAGACCCGAGATGTCATCACATGTGAGCCACAGGGCTCCCTCATCGACACCAAGGGCAACAAGATTGCTGGCTTCGATTCTATCTTCAAGAAGGAG GGTTTACAGGTTTCCACAAAACAAAAGATCTCTCCCTGGGATCTTTTTGAGGGGTTGAAGCCATCAGCACCACTTTCTTGGGGCTGGTTTGGAACAGTCCGGGTTGACCGACGAGTGGCTCGAGGAGAGGAACAGCAGCGGTTGCTGCTCTATCACACACACCTGAGACCCCGGCCCCGTGCCTATTACCTGGAGCCACTGCCACTACCACCAGAAGATGAGGAGCCCCCTGCTCCCACGCTGCTAGAGCCTGAGAAAAAGGCTCCAGAGCCCCCTAAAACAGATAAACCTGGGGCTGCTCCTCCCAGTACTGAGGAGCGCAAGAAGAAGTCCACCAAGGGCAAGAAGCGTAGCCAGCCAGCCACCAAAACAGAG GATTATGGAATGGGCCCAGGTCGGAGTGGTCCCTATGGTGTGACAGTGCCACCGGACCTCCTGCACCACACAAATCCTAGTTCTATATCCCACATTAGCTATAGACAGAGCTCCATAAGCCTGTATACCCAGAACCAGCCACTACCTGCAG GTGGCCCTCGTGTGGACCCATACCGCCCTGTGCGATTACCAATGCAGAAGCTGCCAACCCGACCAACTTACCCTGGAGTGCTACCCACAACTATGACTAGCGTCATAGGCTTAGAACCTTCCTCTTATAAGACCTCTGTGTACCGGCAGCAGCAACCTACAGTGCCCCAAGGACAGCGCCTTCGCCAACAGCTCCAGGCAAAGATA CAGAGTCAGGGGATGTTGGGGCAGTCATCTGTCCATCAGATGACTCCCAGCTCTTCCTACGGTCTACAGACCTCCCAG GGCTATACTCCTTATGTTTCTCATGTGGGATTGCAGCAACACACAGGCCCTGCAGGTACCATGGTGCCCCCCAGCTATTCCAGCCAGCCTTATCAGAGCACCCACCCTTCTACCAATCCTACTCTTGTAGATCCTACCCGCCACCTGCAACAGCGGCCCAGTGGCTATGTGCACCAGCAGGCCCCAGCCTATGGACATGGACTAACCTCCACTCAAAG GTTTTCACACCAGACACTGCAGCAGACACCAATGATAAGTACCATGACTCCACTGAGTGCCCAGGGTGTCCAGGCAGGTGTCCGCTCAACTTCCATCCTACCtgagcaacagcagcagcagcagcaacaacaacagcaacaacagcagcagcagcaacagcagcaacagcagcagtaCCACATCcggcaacagcaacaacagcagaTGCTGAGG cagcaacagcagcagcagcagcagcagcagcaacagcaacaacagcaacaacaacagcaccagcagcaacagcaacaacaggcggctcctccccaaccccagccccaggCTCAACCCCAG TTCCAGCGCCAGGGGCTTCAGCAGACCCAGCAGCAGCAACAGACAGCAGCTTTGGTCCGGCAACTCCAACAACAGCTCTCCA ATACCCAGCCACAGCCCAGTACCAACATATTTGGACGCTACTGA